In Candidatus Methylomirabilota bacterium, the DNA window ACGCCCCCCGAGGAGGCCTTGGCGAAAAGGGACATTCTCGGTGATAACGTCATCAAATATTCCCTCTTTTACGACTGGGATCACCCGGAAGAATTTCTCACCAAGCCCATGAAGGATCTGATTGCCGGTGAGATCGATGTGGCCGTGCTCTGGGGGCCGGTTGTCGGATACTGTGTGAAGAAGTACACTGGGTGCCCTATGGAGACGGTGCCACTCCAGGAGGATGATCCTCACAATCCCGTGACCTTCCAGATCTCCATGGGGGTCAAAAAGGGCAATAAAGCTCTCAAAGCCCAGTTGGAGGAAGTGCTGAGTAAGAAACAGGCCGAGATCAGGCAAATTCTGGAGGAGTATGGCGTGCCCCTCCTGGTCGTCCAGGCTCCGAGCGGGGCGTGAGTAAAGGGAATCAGCAAGGGAGGCTCGTAACGGTGGAATGGACTCCCTTGAGGGGGGGGGAGGGTGCGGAAGAGGTGGTTCATCGGTGCCGTGGTGCTCGGGCTTACGCTCGGTGGACACCTTGGCATTGCAGGGGCTCAGGATCAGCCAAAGCCAAAGAAGCTGAACCCGTATACAGGAAACCAGGAGGCGATCAAGGAAGGGTGGCAGCTGTACTCTTATTATGGGTGTTCCGATTGCCACGGAAGAGGGGGTGGAGGGGGGATGGCTGACCCGATTCTGGGCTATGAGTGGACGTTTGGCAGCGACGATGGGACCCTCTTCAAGCTGATCAAAGGGGAGATTCCGGAGCAAAGCATGGTGACGGAATTAGGCAAGGAAATGACGGATGACGAGATCTGGAAAGTCCTCGCCTTTGTCCGAACGCTGTACAAAGGCGACCCTAGTGAGATCAATTGGTAGCACCGGACAGGCGGAACGCGGCCGCAAAGGCGGGTGAACGTATGTGGCGGAAGATCCTACTCGGTGCAGGGATCCTCATACTGCTCCTAGGATTCATGGGAAGTGCATGGGCGCGGAAAAGCCTGCTAGAGAGGGCGCGCGACCGGTTCGAGCCTATCCCGAAAACCCCTCCTGCCTTGATGAGAAACCCCCTCACTCCCGACAAGATCCAGCTGGGGAAGATGCT includes these proteins:
- a CDS encoding c-type cytochrome; this encodes MRKRWFIGAVVLGLTLGGHLGIAGAQDQPKPKKLNPYTGNQEAIKEGWQLYSYYGCSDCHGRGGGGGMADPILGYEWTFGSDDGTLFKLIKGEIPEQSMVTELGKEMTDDEIWKVLAFVRTLYKGDPSEINW